A genomic region of Raphanus sativus cultivar WK10039 chromosome 6, ASM80110v3, whole genome shotgun sequence contains the following coding sequences:
- the LOC108808514 gene encoding uncharacterized protein LOC108808514: MGPKVRYKQPERRSTRNLKRGSSIVEDERSDNVRIEEVRIEEVQIEEVQTEEAQIEETVVNDGENDGGSGEGEADKEDDCEAIIDDDEDQLEEEDEANGIRVDEEACEDLVVHFGDVAREAEEASDADSGDDIWDEDIIPDPLSSDDDEEAVIRKETRANTVDSEELLFLGKTFNCAADFKVALLRYSLRTRYDIKMYKSNAKQLGAKCSDKETKCPWRVYCSYERRKHKMQIKVYINEHICLRSGYSRMLKRSSIASIFEERLRINPKFTKKEMADEIKREFNLIVTEEQCAKAKSKLYRERKAGHETHFSRIWDYQAEVVRTNPYSTVVIETIPGATPTSKQRFDRMYVCFTSQRETWIESCRPIIGLDGAFLKWDIKGHLLAAVGRDGDNRIVPIAWAVVEIENNINWEWFVKLLKADLGLENGGRITIISDKQKGLVNAVKEELPEAEHRMCARHILANWKRDNKDPQLEILFWKIARSYTEGDYKENLKALQLYSSGAHDSLLRTNPVAWSRAYFRIGSCCNDNLNNLSESFNKTIKEARKKPLLELLEDIRRQCMVRNAKRAIVASRLRTRFTKRAHKEIEATKEKSKHCIRYIACGEYNEIDDGGTTYSVDMAGRTCGCIKWQLTGIPCIHASCVIMAKRLTFGDYVSSYYTANMWRLTYSRGIRPVQGMKLWPQLNRLPVLPPPYRLGNRGRPSNYERKKGQNESSSSTKLSREFRVITCSNCLEEGHNKTTCPNATVLPPPKRPRGRPRLYPQAQPSQGMSQEQSQEMPQGSQV, translated from the exons atggggCCGAAGGTGAGATATAAACAACCTGAACGACGCAGCACTCGCAATTTGAAGAGAGGGTCGAGTATAGTCGAAGATGAGAGAAGCGACAATGTTCGAATCGAAGAAGTTCGAATCGAAGAGGTTCAGATCGAAGAGGTTCAAACAGAAGAGGCTCAAATCGAAGAGACTGTAGTCAATGATGGAGAAAACGATGGAGGAAGTGGAGAAGGAGAAGCGGATAAAGAAGATGATTGTGAGGCTATTATcgatgatgatgaagatcaGCTAGAAGAGGAAGACGAGGCCAATGGAATCAGGGTTGATGAAGAAGCTTGTGAAGATTTAGTAGTTCACTTTGGAGATGTTGCTAGAGAAGCAGAGGAAGCAAGTGATGCAGACAGCGGCGACGACATTTGGGATGAAGATATCATTCCCGATCCATTATCATCTGATGACGACGAAGAAGCTGTGATTCGTAAGGAGACGCGAGCTAACACAGTCGACAGTGAAGAGCTCTTGTTCCTGGGAAAAACGTTCAATTGTGCTGCTGATTTCAAGGTTGCTCTGCTCAGGTACTCTCTACGGACTAGGTACGATATCAAGATGTACAAGTCGAATGCAAAACAGCTCGGTGCAAAATGTTCAGACAAAGAGACAAAGTGTCCATGGCGAGTGTATTGTTCTTATGAGAGGAGGAAGCACAAAATGCAGATTAAAGTTTACATCAACGAGCATATATGTTTGAGATCAGGCTACTCTAGGATGCTAAAAAGGTCTTCTATTGCTTCGATTTTTGAGGAGAGACTACGGATAAATCCGAAGTTCACCAAGAAAGAAATGGCGGATGAGATAAAGAGAGAGTTCAATCTGATTGTCACCGAAGAACAGTGTGCAAAAGCCAAGTCAAAGCTGTACCGGGAAAGAAAAGCTGGCCATGAAACACACTTCTCTCGCATATGGGATTATCAGGCTGAGGTTGTGAGAACAAACCCGTATTCTACGGTGGTGATTGAGACTATTCCAGGTGCAACTCCAACAAGCAAGCAAAGGTTCGATCGCATGTATGTTTGTTTTACATCACAAAGAGAAACTTGGATAGAGAGTTGTAGGCCTATAATTGGGTTAGATGGTGCCTTTTTGAAGTGGGATATCAAAGGTCATCTATTAGCTGCTGTGGGAAGAGATGGAGACAATAGAATTGTCCCAATTGCTTGGGCTGTGGTCGAGATTGAGAATAATATCAATTGGGAATGGTTTGTGAAGCTTCTCAAAGCTGATTTAGGACTGGAAAATGGTGGTAGGATAACCATAATCTCGGACAAGCAAAAG GGACTGGTGAATGCTGTTAAAGAAGAGCTTCCTGAGGCTGAACATCGAATGTGTGCAAGACACATTTTGGCGAACTGGAAGAGAGACAACAAAGATCCTCAACTAGAGATTCTGTTTTGGAAAATAGCACGCAGCTACACCGAAGGAGATTACAAAGAGAATTTGAAAGCGCTACAGCTTTATAGTTCAGGTGCGCATGACTCTCTACTTAGGACAAACCCTGTAGCATGGTCTAGGGCTTACTTTAGAATAGGTTCATGTTGTAATGACAACCTCAACAACCTTAGTGAATCTTTTAATAAGACCATTAAGGAAGCTAGAAAGAAGCCTTTGCTTGAGTTGTTAGAAGATATAAGGAGACAGTGCATGGTTCGTAATGCCAAAAGAGCTATTGTAGCTTCACGGTTGAGGACAAGATTCACTAAGAGAGCACATAAGGAAATAGAAGCTACTAAAGAGAAGTCTAAGCATTGCATAAGGTATATTGCTTGTGGAGAATATAATGAGATAGATGATGGTGGTACTACATATTCTGTGGATATGGCTGGTAGAACTTGCGGTTGTATAAAGTGGCAATTGACAGGCATTCCATGTATCCATGCCTCATGTGTTATCATGGCGAAGAGGCTGACGTTCGGTGATTATGTTTCAAGCTACTACACTGCAAACATGTGGCGTTTAACATACTCTCGTGGTATTAGGCCTGTACAAGGCATGAAGCTGTGGCCTCAGCTTAATAGATTACCGGTCTTACCACCACCTTATAGATTAGGAAATCGTGGTCGACCAAGCAACTATGAGAGAAAGAAAGGTCAGAATGAATCTTCTTCATCAACAAAGTTATCTCGAGAGTTTCGTGTGATTACATGTTCTAATTGTCTTGAAGAAGGCCACAACAAAACTACTTGCCCAAATGCAACTGTTCTGCCACCACCTAAAAGGCCAAGAGGACGCCCAAGACTTTATCCTCAG GCACAACCATCGCAAGGAATGTCTCAAGAACAATCACAAGAGATGCCTCAAGGATCACAAGTATGA
- the LOC108808513 gene encoding uncharacterized protein At1g43920, Chloroplastic-like, translated as MNRGFPSSCGCGGRITTFTSGTQDNPGRPFYRCETRGEDHLFKWVEEAMLEELEDVLPKVEVHETEIAKMKSEIEELMEVALNNKIEIQKNKTVMKCLVVYACVVSVAFGAYVFY; from the exons ATGAACCGTGGATTTCCATCAAGCTGTGGGTGTGGAGGAAGGATTACGACGTTCACATCAGGCACACAAGACAATCCCGGACGTCCCTTCTATCGTTGTGAAACCAGAGGAGAG GATCATTTGTTCAAATGGGTGGAAGAAGCAATGCTTGAAGAGCTTGAAGATGTATTGCCTAAAGTTGAAGTTCATGAAACCGAGATAGCAAAAATGAAATCCGAGATTGAAGAGTTGATGGAAGTTGCTTTGAACAACAAAATCGAAATCCAGAAGAACAAAACTGTTATGAAATGTCTTGTGGTGTATGCTTGCGTCGTTAGTGTTGCATTTGGTGCATATGTGTTCTACTAA
- the LOC108809788 gene encoding uncharacterized protein At1g24485-like yields MSILHLIPIYYVCVHVSKLISSLMMAALLHLSTLFSLLATILSIAESISIDCGSTESYVDSDNVTWVGDKGFVTTGEPMKIPDVVTKPINTLRYFPTGQTNCYTNIPVTKRQKTLVRTKFYYENYDGNFSPPSFDLVYDGKHRDSVEITESLLNNEETFYYSELIFAPANESISVCLIRTSPSDNPFISSIEVYSLDVGMYADLGPNEGLITRQRTTCGAKESISYPLDPYGRPWYPLGADDTLADLTTSAPSIDITGASNKPPEVVMSKASSSLGVSIKLSNLALPLTGLPVYLALYFSEPQTLGRTQKRSFNVFLDDTQVGSGPIIPVFGKATQVVLRDVVATSGSQIVFQSTGDSVLPPIINGVELFSISNSRNGGGGGGSGGGGGGGSGGGGQSSGGNNNSGGGAKNNGGKKKKNKLPLILGVTFASAFAILSSTFGAIFLRKRQNAKPQSNPTPTTSTGTGMSPLFEQQFSSDTDHSYVVQDDHH; encoded by the exons ATGAGCATACTTCATTTAATTCCTATATATTACGTCTGTGTGCATGTATCTAAGTTAATAAGCTCGTTGATGATGGCGGCGCTTCTTCATCTCAGcactctcttttctctcttagCCACAATCCTTTCAATCGCAGAAA GTATAAGCATTGACTGTGGATCAACGGAATCCTACGTAGACTCGGACAATGTAACATGGGTCGGAGATAAAGGCTTCGTCACGACCGGCGAGCCCATGAAGATTCCAGACGTTGTTACGAAGCCCATCAACACCCTGCGGTACTTTCCAACTGGCCAAACCAACTGCTACACAAACATACCGGTGACAAAACGCCAGAAAACACTCGTGAGGACAAAGTTCTACTACGAGAACTACGATGGTAACTTTTCGCCTCCATCTTTCGACTTGGTTTATGATGGGAAACACCGTGATTCTGTTGAAATCACTGAGTCTTTACTCAACAACGAGGAGACGTTCTATTACTCGGAGTTGATATTTGCTCCGGCGAATGAGAGTATTAGCGTATGCCTCATCCGTACGTCTCCATCCGACAACCCTTTTATATCTTCTATTGAGGTTTACAGCCTAGACGTCGGAATGTACGCCGATCTTGGTCCCAATGAAGGTCTGATTACCCGACAAAGAACTACTTGCGGTGCCAAAGAGAGtataag CTACCCGTTAGATCCTTACGGTAGGCCATGGTACCCGTTAGGCGCCGATGATACACTGGCCGATCTAACGACCTCAGCCCCGTCGATAGACATCACAGGGGCGTCAAACAAGCCGCCAGAGGTTGTTATGTCGAAGGCATCGTCATCTTTAGGAGTGAGCATAAAACTCTCTAACTTGGCGCTCCCCTTAACGGGTCTACCGGTATATTTGGCTCTTTACTTCTCGGAGCCTCAGACTCTAGGTCGGACCCAAAAGCGGTCATTCAACGTTTTCTTGGATGACACCCAAGTGGGTTCCGGTCCCATCATTCCGGTTTTTGGGAAAGCAACTCAAGTCGTTTTGAGAGATGTAGTGGCCACATCAGGGTCCCAAATAGTATTTCAGTCCACCGGCGACTCGGTTTTGCCACCCATCATTAACGGTGTGGAGCTGTTTTCAATAAGTAACAGCCGGAATGGCGGAGGCGGAGGCGGAAGCGGAGGCGGAGGCGGAGGCGGAAGCGGAGGCGGAGGCCAAAGTAGCGGTGGTAATAATAATTCTGGAG GTGGGGCAAAAAACAATggaggaaagaagaagaaaaacaaattacCACTCATTCTTGGAGTTACGTTCGCTTCTGCGTTTGCAATTCTCTCATCAACGTTTGGAGCTATTTTCTTGAGAAAGCGTCAAAATGCTAAGCCACAGTCCAATCCCACGCCAACTACGTCCACCG GCACGGGAATGTCACCTCTATTTGAACAGCAGTTTTCTAGTGATACAGACCACTCCTATGTTGTTCAAGATGATCATCATTGA
- the LOC108809395 gene encoding uncharacterized protein At1g24485 encodes MLYRALVEKLAPTMASDSLFLLFFLSIITLSQASVNIDCGTSLSGVDANNIKWVGDKDFITSGESATVSSTTVERSLTTLRYFPTGESNCYNIPVTKGGKVLVRTMFYYGNYDGKSSSPSFSVVFEGKHRGTVSISSAFEPYTLELIFAPASGETSVCFVRTSSSNPFVSSIEVADLADGMYDELGPGEGLFYQQRRAYGTTEVIRSDLYGRFWLPSEVNILLTGIPSGAASIDTSDASNKPPESILRNSWSGDSLALVDPTLPTGGVPVYLAMYFSEPLEMSVRSFNIMFGSKNVGTGPIVPVYGKATQVVVRDVVASSSSQLVFQSTINALLPPMINALELYIISSGTSGDGSGNGSGSGPGTGGGGGSGGGGGGGSGSGGPAGSGGTGKGETGGSNGGNSGGSTNEEKKSKLPIIVGAVAAVVFVIVCAIVTIICVKRRREGSQVLTTTLPMTSTVAQTGTGASPLSGQQTGNEANQFTNEDIDDLIGPNLSYVTEQH; translated from the exons ATGTTGTATAGAGCATTAGTTGAAAAATTAGCTCCCACCATGGCTTCtgattctctttttcttcttttctttctttccatcATAACCCTCTCTCAAGCGA GTGTAAACATAGACTGCGGAACGTCATTATCGGGCGTAGACGCCAACAACATCAAATGGGTCGGGGACAAAGACTTCATCACATCCGGAGAATCTGCCACGGTTTCTTCCACCACCGTAGAGAGATCCCTCACCACACTGCGGTACTTCCCGACCGGCGAATCCAACTGCTATAACATTCCGGTAACAAAAGGAGGAAAAGTCCTAGTGCGAACGATGTTTTACTATGGAAACTACGACGGGAAGTCTTCATCCCCATCCTTCAGCGTAGTTTTCGAAGGGAAACACCGAGGCACCGTATCCATATCTTCGGCATTCGAACCTTACACTTTGGAGCTGATATTTGCCCCAGCCAGCGGAGAGACAAGCGTTTGTTTTGTGCGTACCTCATCATCAAACCCATTTGTATCCTCCATTGAAGTTGCTGACTTAGCCGATGGCATGTATGACGAGCTTGGTCCTGGTGAAGGTTTATTTTACCAACAACGACGTGCGTATGGCACAACAGAAGTTATAAG ATCGGATCTTTACGGTAGGTTCTGGCTTCCTTCCGAGGTAAACATATTATTGACAGGAATACCATCCGGGGCTGCATCTATCGATACCTCTGATGCATCAAACAAGCCGCCTGAGTCCATCCTCCGTAACTCTTGGAGCGGGGATAGCTTAGCACTAGTCGACCCCACTCTTCCTACGGGAGGAGTTCCTGTTTACTTGGCTATGTATTTCTCGGAGCCACTCGAAATGAGTGTACGATCATTCAACATAATGTTTGGCAGTAAGAATGTTGGCACGGGTCCAATTGTGCCAGTGTATGGAAAAGCTACCCAAGTGGTAGTGAGAGACGTCGTGGCTAGCTCGAGTTCCCAGCTAGTGTTCCAGTCCACGATTAATGCGCTTTTACCCCCAATGATAAATGCGTTGGAGCTCTATATTATAAGTTCTGGTACAAGTGGAGACGGAAGCGGTAATGGAAGTGGAAGCGGACCAGGAACAGGTGGAGGTGGAGGTAGTGGGGGAGGTGGAGGAGGCGGATCTGGGAGTGGCGGACCTGcag GTTCTGGTGGGACTGGAAAAGGGGAAACTGGAGGAAGCAACGGAGGGAACTCAG GTGGGTCAACcaatgaagaaaagaaaagtaaactgCCAATTATAGTCGGTGCGGTAGCCGCGGTAGTGTTTGTTATTGTATGTGCTATAGTTACTATTATCTGCGTGAAACGTCGCAGAGAAGGGTCGCAAGTACTGACGACGACATTGCCAATGACGTCCACAG TTGCTCAAACGGGGACTGGAGCATCCCCTCTATCTGGACAACAGACGGGGAACGAAGCGAACCAGTTTACAAATGAAGATATCGACGACCTGATTGGACCGAACCTGTCGTATGTAACGGAGCAACATTGA